CTAGAGAGAGGGCAGTGGAAACAGAGGGCAGCGGGGGCGGGGTGGAGGGgtgaaaaaaatggaggaagaTAGGGGAGGACATATTATCTAGGGAGACCAGTGGCTGCAAATTCCTTTCAAGTTTACTCATACCAATAAAAACACATGAACAGTATATTTTTGTTCTTAATCCTCCAAAACGTCCAAAATCAAATACCTAATTCATTGAGtcattatttgttttattttatatcgtgattttaaaattacaccACTATTGTCCTTTACCCAGgaaagtagaaaataaaatgatgaaagtgttCACTTTATTTACACAATTGTTCACTTCTCTAGAATGAGTGGATTGGCAGTGTCGTTAGGTATACCAAAATTGATCCTATATGATTGATATATGATGATAATTCATCCTAtccaggagtaatttaactgaATAATAAAGGGTACTCAAATCTGAtttaatgcaaaacaattttgaaaatctcgtcatgtaaatacagaagattcgaaaacgccttcaattgaggtgtgatacctcacgcattccggagagttcaaattgTTGATCCCAGCACCTTACGAAAAAgatggaagattaatattgaagcaGCTTTCCCGCTAGCCATTTCGGGTTATTCCTTTGCCGgtactgcagttttgaccgcatagtGTAAGGGCGCTCACGCTGAGCtagtatttagcaaatggataatttgtaTGGAAGAATTAAAAACAAGGAAGCTGTAGGAATTTCACCAAATAGAAGttactcaaatcaacaataaaattcaaagaactGCGATAAAAATTTGTATGTAAAGCTTAAATTTGAGCCAAAGCACGTCCGAGCAAATTTTGATCTCATAATTAACCGGAACAAAAGCAAGACACAGAAAATCAAATCAAGGGGATGCGCGCGTAACAATGGCAGTAGCTCGGAAGATCAATCATTCCCTTTCTTCCACGCACCGAATGTTATGGGACGAGAAAATCTCGTTATGTAAgaacagaagattcgaaaacgccttcaattgaggcgtgatacctcacgcgttccggagagttcaaatagttgcatccctgcgccttagcaaggcgatggaatctcaatattgaagtagcgtcgcCGCTTGGtttctcggttttcctgtgccgctaccgCTAcgtcagttttatttttacgtcAGGAGTAATTAAACTAAAtattaaaaggaactcaaatcaacaatataatgcaaaacaatttggtaacaaaatatgTTCAAAAAGCTGAAATTAGAACCAAATTATGTCCGAGTAAATTTCGAGTTCACAATCAATTTTTTAGTTGATTGTGAAATCGACGGACATTCGAGAAAGTAatgtacaaaaatttaaaacatgagGATGCGCGCGTAACCGTGGAAGTAGCTCGGAAGATCAGTCATTCCCTTTCTTCCATGCTCCGAACGTTATGGGACCAGAAAATCCCATTGTGCAAAGATAGTAAattataaaacgccttcaattgaggcgtgataccttatgcgttccggagagttcaaatagttgtatccctgcgccttagcaaggcgatggaagcttaatattgaaggaGTAGTCCAGGcacctggtagctaaaaatgaggctacctggaatttcgggtacacagcgatttttttggcttactttatgttttttgggtcgctgaatccgaatctgaactttcctatctggtgagcattttccgccattttgaaaaaatctcctaaaaaggcctttttttgcggttttttgatatagcggctacgcatgagaaatgtcccggatttagttaatgttttgaatagctgacataatttggaagaaaatggtgtatacataagctaggtttgcttaaaaattgaggaagatacagcatcgtgaacgcGTGATCCGGcacgccgcggtcagccaagttccgaagcgttccaaagtttcgagatccgaggttcctcaatttttgagcaaaccgaGCATGTtcatacaccattttcttccaaattatgtcagctattcaaaacattaactaaatccgggactttttctcatgcgtagccgctatataaaaaaaaaaaaaaaaaaaaaacgcaaaaaaaggcctttttaggcaaTTTCTTCAATAAGGCGGAAAAgtctcaccagatacgcggtagaaaacttcagattcggattcagcgactcAAATAACATAaagtaagcaaaaaaatcgctaagtacccaaaattccaggtagacttaccaggcgccggGACTAAAcgcaaaaaatcaaaggaaggaaaaaataagaaatgtaAATTGGAATTAATATCATTCATCTCATAATTTTACAAGCAATTAAATTATGTAACGGAGCAAAAATCggggcaaaattacaaaaaattggtCTCTTGTATGGGGCTTCCATGTaaaaattttgacctgaagacaagagTCGAATAGCAGCCCTACTCCATAGAATACACGGTGTACTTGAACaagtttaaattgttttatctGCTacaatcgaaaaatctttagaCTCTTGAAcgacagtgtctcttgagtcatttaagctaaaataaaaattctgtcGAGATCCTGGATAAAAATGGCGATTTTAAagtattttggttttttagcaTATAATGAGTATGTCGATCAGAAGGAAGACTAAACAAATGCCTGGTCGACAAAGTCATTGCTGTTAACACATTCGTTCTCCCCAGTTCTTAAACAGTACGCAGACAGATTATCATATCGGCCCTGAAACCCTCGCTGACCTACTTTTAGAGATGGAGTACTGTTCTCAAAGATCGCAGTCGACATTTTAAATCTAAAATGtatcaaaacaaattttcctCTGGTGTTCGATCTATGTTCCACTTTTTAAATCCATAGTTCCCGCTTGGGTTTGACTTTTTCAAAATGGATCTTTTTAGTTTTAATTCACGTCCACGCATTCTAAGGCATAAAGGATCAAAAATAATAAGCATTAGGTGACATATTATTTTCCATGAGGGGAAAATAAATCTTACAAATACACGAGTTTTTTTCGGTACACCATAAATTGGCCGTCTTTTCACCTTAATTCAGGCATGCCCCCGTCATAACTAATTTTTCACCGTTTActtaatattcataattttttgggaCAATTCGTTTAAAGGACCATGTTATGGCCTCAATCTACGTCAGCCTCGAAATCATCGAAGAAGTCTTTTGTCGTGAGCCACGCTTCGTCACCAGGCAAAGGCGTGACAGTCATTTCCCAGTTGGCGGTGAAAAAGTTGATGGCAACCGGTCCTGACAAGGAATGATTCTTCGCAAACTGTTCACTGTTGAATTCGCCTCTCAGCGCGTCTATTGGTCTGTGACAGAAGAtcaatcaatgaaaaattttgcaatcaaATACATCGCTGACGGAATACAGCTAAATTAAGCGCATACGCGAACATACGCtcatttgaatcaagaataattttGGTTGTGACAAATTCTTAATTCAGGATAACATTTTTAGGACGGCAGAACAATTTTTGatacaacaaaaattattttggcaTAAAGACGAGAGGCCGGTTGTTTTTAAGTAATCTTTCAATGAGTATTTGCGTAGACAGAAAAAAACGAGTTTTGGGCTACCTGCGCCtgaaggtcccagccctaaccgggtaggtGAAGTTGCTTTACCTCATACCCCATAGGGATCCTACCTGGACCCTGTCGAGGTAGGGATGGGCCCTACCCGCGCAGGGCCTGCTCCTGTGGGGTatgaggtgaagcaattctagggcccagtCCTAacctcattttttccgtgtatgagTGTTGAGTGTTACTATTGAGTATTATGTACGGGTTTTGCGAAATTTGTCATAATTTGGTATCTTAAAGTGTTGTTGCACATATTTTACTCATTTGAAGGACAATTTAAAACAAGCTCCAAGCTCCAATGCGTAGAAGATATTAGCGCTACAGAGGGAATGATTTATGATCTGATAATTAAAAGTCCAGGAAATATTCATAGTTCCTTACCTGTCATCTCTATGTTCCCAATTGAATTTCATTCGACCTTTATCTTGCTTGTAAACGAGGAATACATATCTATGCGTACctgcacaaaaaagaaaaaaaaagaacgtaaTACATTTCCTTGCAAGATTGAAcggttaaattattttttctccattgtaTCTCGCAGTTGGTAACAAAATGGGAACTTCAATGACTCTCATCTAGTCTGctatatattttaattttgagaaatttcccATTTGCTTCTCGTTGAGTTgctgctttttttcaaaatgtcccGATGAAAGGCATTcactaattattattttttgtcaaaacatAAAGAACAATATATTGCATTAATACCATAACGCCGCGGAGTTTGAAACAATATGGCGAATGTTCCTTACGTTGTATGTATGTCAttcaatcgaaaacacaggaaaaagcggaaacaaggctaaaaatacacaatataaaggcaggacgtttcggtaccttacggcaccattatcaactgcaaaaagaattaaaaataaaaagaaattaaaataaaaaccagcaaacggtgTTACATCGTGAAATTGGTTTTTATTGGTTTTATTTGTactgctggtttttattttaatttctttttatttttaattctttttgaagttgataatggtgccgtaaggtaccgaaacgtcctgcctttatattGTGTattttcagccttgtttccgctttttcctgtgttttcgattgtcgtttccgtttcgggctgcttttacatacCCTTTGTTTTCCACTATGTTAttcaatttatacatttcttttttcgagATAACCAtacaaataaaggaataaaacatAACCGTTAGATAATGCAGACTTGCATCTTCAAAATGAAACGTATGGAACATAAGTTTCTTTGATATCTTACTAAATTTTATTCCGAACCTGCATAAGTGATGGGCAGAGGAGTTATGTATTCAGAGAGTGTGACACCACCTCGTACATGACAACCGGGGATGTTGCCCACGATCCAATGATGAAATTCCCGTTGATAAGGATCGTCAGGTGTTGGTGAGTCGGGGTCTGAAATTCAAGCAGTCAATGCTTGTAGAATACATATCTGCCAGATAAAAGAAATGGTGAAACTGAAAAGAGATGGATTGGAACGAAGACGTTGcttaaaaaaggagaaataagctaataaaattgaaggaagaatgaaaattgaggggcttggagggcaatgtacataagtgcagtttttgctattttgagataTTCGTGTCTCAATAATATCGAAACtacatggattcttatggcggaaaggaagttcaaactactttttttatgcttaaaagttaaaatttgggagcgaatgtttcacagaatatgcattaagattagttttacgggaaatcatgaatatctcaaatttttcaaaaactgcacttatgcgccttgtcctccaagcccctcaattataaGAGGAAATATGCTAAGCAAGTAATTCCTTTTCGGCTATTTAAGAAGAAAAGACATTAACGAAGATTGTTGAATTAATTGCACTTTCGGCTCAATGCAAGCCagagaaaataaggaaaatggaCTGCCTATCAAGTCCTCTAAACTATGAAACAAAAGTATCATTTCAGTTATACAAGGATACTCTATTTAAACGGAGGAATCTGCTTTCCTCCGTTTTTCCCGTTTTGTCTATTAAGCACAAAATATAGattcaaaatgtaagttttGGTTTTCTTCTCGTGTTTACCTGTCAAAATAAGGGTGTAAAATGAATCCTTTTCACAAGGCCACTCAACTTCCACTGGTGGATGCTCCAACTGCAAGCACGAGTACAAAGTGCCCATGTGTACTGTTCTTTGCTTGTCGTACGTGACCTGTTAAGCCAAGCATTTACAATaatctaaaaattggaaaaacgaaGAGCTTTCAATCATACACTTAACAATATTTCACAAATATatgaattgtttaatttttataccATTGCAATGAAAATTGATAATTCCAAGTTACTATGAACTTGATTTGATTAAGACCAGTCAGATGCGTAACAATTTCGTGCACACTATCTGTCAATGGACGTTTCACGCGATTTCCGTGACTAGTAATTTGGCTCTTTTCGCTCATAAAAGAAGCAAAAATCGCACTATTCCACAATGCTACCATCGCTGCCACATACAAAGGATATGCTCAGTTAGTGAGTAAGACGGAGTGGTAAGTACAAGTTCCTTAATGAAGCAAAGGACCACTTTGAATGGAGGTTGAGTGGGAAATTACCATTTTAAGCATATTTATATTGAAATTCGTATTTGTATTTGCGGGTGCGTGACGTTAAAACTATGCACGCGTATACACCTCTCCTCTAGAGGAGCGTCTAGTGACTTCAGTATCACACTCTAGGCTGAGGATTggtttaaaaagtcaaaatttataGTCAGTATCTGACTAGTCAAATAACTAGCGACAACACTTTTTTCTTGGACATTGAAATGGTGTGCTCCGGCTCTTTTAAGGACAAcgcctgcatgcaactattcgtgctcgagggatgtctgtgttgcatatacACACAATTGCAGGCGCTCCTAATTGCAAATCTCGGCTGCAgctgggtcattccacgtcaacgcaaccaagctcggaacccgaccccctccgatttggctgaaaattggtatacggggtctttacgtcattctaagaaactaatttgaagggttttcccatccgacgccccgttcgcgagatatcgacccccaaagatgggttgaattttagcgatattcaaaaacgcccgttctagcgattctcattttctcgacttccctctctttgactctctgtagcgagactctgtatcaatcgatcatactttgaaagagtgttgcTAGACccatttttcatgtaaattctgaatatgccatcaaaattgagataaaaataatttaaatggccgtaatttagagttttttaaaatttacgattttttcgccattcaatgttcaaactgcattatctaaaaaacagtctctccgattttcgatttttttttatacttcaagcttaggatatatacttttggttgatatacttttttcaattgccatcggacggttaagggcctaaaaaaattcaaataggccaaaaaaggccaaaaattggtaaaaaaaggacgatttttcacacgttaatccaaatatttagataatgaactcttcaattgtcgatattttttcccactttaccctCTGACATGTATAAAAACGGACTATCAACGATTTCCATAcatgcaccgatcgattaacggcctgatagAAACCGGGAACCGatcgaaaatcctcgaaattgacgcaaaaagacgatttttcacaccgtaaccgatgcattcctgcaaattccaattttctctctctatttcaaccttaaggtgtacactttcgagtaataaacccttactaacgtgcatcgatggggcacggatccaaacggaaatgaaaaccggccggaaatgctcaaaaatgacgggaaaaggcgattcatcgcatagtcaggggagcaggtgttcgaaaattacgtcccgtttgcacgtttgtgatgcaagtttactctcttcattttagtccctaggatgagaaaatctttggtggactctccgatttgatgccaaggccccaaaaacaagatggcggccaaagtggaggctgaaattgaaattttggtaaaacggcacaaaacgtcaagagaggtgtcgattctcatgttttttggatcgtggattccagaaaaattgtcgTACAGACCCATCGACCCACAtgaaatgcccaaaatccaagatggcgccCGATTTTGGCTCTTCCCAAGTAGCGTTTTTCAACGGATAGATCGCGATTTGTTgagattttgtcggcgataaaatcgttaagatcatcaacatttgagcgattatcctcgatcttgtcgcaataaaattgcgattttatcgcccggcaatttatcgcgatatatggcgattccTTTATTTTATCGTCGAAAAtagatcgcgattttattgaacaaaaaattgcgatgcatagcgatataaccgccataaatcgcaattttttattcgataatattgtgGTAAATTGCCAccaatataatcgcgataatcaaccgataaaatcgctatttatcgcgattaCTGGTACTTGGGTTTATTagctaaaacgtcaaatgcggagcaaagagaggagtaaacactctatatggattgcattttgcaatttggaactataaattctggctcctccggaaaaacacttatgttcaCAGGGCAACTAATGGTACTTACGTTGTTCTTtaaccgagccagaaattgtagttcctaattgcaaaatctagttcatatatctgttttcgaggtcacatattccaaaaaaataggagaaaaaaacatttcgtgccaaatggtgctgatttggaccatgcaaaggccgaactcggcAGTCATTTGGATTAGAGTGTTCAGGAACACTCTAATTGAAATCATTTTCCGGGTCAGTTTCTATATTCAgcattaatggttttttttaggACCGGTACCCCTGCAGAATATGggtaaatttgttctcaaatACGCAATAAAACTATTCCGATGTGTTTTGAGCcactaaatctgaaaattgcgtttaaTCTTCCCGATCACCCCTCGGTTTTCCAAAAAACTAACCAGGATAATGGTAATTTTTTCGGGCGGAATCGGCTTTTCCAGAGAATTGTAGGGTGATGGAAAAGAACGGAGGTTTCCGGATTCAGCCCCTTAAAATACGTAGGAATCAGGAATCACCTTATCTCATCCGGGAGGCatggttgtaatttttttgcttgTTAAACAGTGCTAAATTGCCGGGGAGTACCTGATACTCCCAATTTCGatattaattaatattttacacATACATACAAAGCCGCTTtaatagcgctctctggcgctctgcgacacctagccgccaaagttccCGATCCTCCTAAGGCCTTTCAGGGAGTACACATAccctcattttttctaaaaccctATGtcaccaccctttcactgggtaTCCCCTATATCTCCTCCCAGGagaaacccaatcaagcatcttttacgGCAGTccttcgtccgtcattctattgacatggcCATACCAGTCAAGCTGTCTGATCATgctgtcgaatacgatgtcattttctactcccatgatctgacgcactctttcattgcggacccgatcgcTTCTAAAAATTCCTACAGCGACCTTCTCTAGAAATCCatttccgttgctcttagcatcccctGTGTCCGTTCCTTCAGCTGCTAAACTTCACTgtcatatgtaagaatacttttgtcttcaacgttgtaaattttcctcttgttctctttggaaatctgcggatcccagaggattccattgaaTATAGCTGTAGCCTTCCCTGCTAGGATGTTTCTTTCCTTGATCCCTTTATCCGTTCTTCCATCCCGGGTCAACGGAACCCCCAAGGACCTATAGTgcgcctttgatctgctgctcATCCTCCAAcccaatgctttgctgatcaccaatAGTTTTATTGAGTATTTGAGAACTTTACCCATATTCTGCAGGGGTACCGGTCCTAAAAAAACCAATGATGCTAAATTATAGAAACTGACCCGGAAAATGATTTCGATTAGAGTGTTCCTAAACACTCTAATCAAAATGACTGCCGCGTTCGGCCTTTGTATGGTCCAAATCAGCACCATATggcatgaaatgtttttttctcctatttttttggaatctgtgACTTCGAAAACAGAtatatacacggaaaaaaaaggttgtctCGTGCAGCCATGAAGATGGTCGATTCGACCATCTTCGAAAGCTGAAAACCGCGCCAACCAAATTGTTGGCTAGATCGACAACCAGCAGGTAGTGACGCTGCCTTCATGCCGCGCGGCTGGGTCAGCCCTGCGGAGATGGTTAGATCAACCCGAGCGCTCGGCTGCAGCGCTCAGCAATTATGTCAAAGTGACCCATTTTGAGGGCTACCATGCCCGCTTAGTTTTGCCAAAATGGGCAGCGGTCATTGCTACAATTTTTCGGggcttttaatggaaaatagggGGCCAGGAGCCCCATAAAATAAATATCTGAGAAcgctaaattgtaaaaatgaaaaatatgaaatttgttAATTTACTCAACTTATTTTACTACGATAGAATTTTTTCAACCCATTATATGGGATTGAACCTGGACCTACCTAATCCTAACCTAACACCCTAACGATTGAGCTATGACGACCGATGATGAAGGAGcacaaaaaatctatatttaacCGTCAACGTCGATCTGCTTGAGTTTGATAACTGAATTCGAATCTAGATTTGTATTTGTGatcatttgtttcatttctttaaatcgcacagcctgtttttttctttattatactttttatttctactacacacgctacaaaaaaaaaatatgatcggATATACCAGTGTTTGGTTATTATTAACCATGCtgtcttcttgctttttttccaatgaagctGCGCAGTTTAgttagttaccaatataccagTATTGTAAAttacacgatacggctgacaccaTGCTAGTGTGGCGTTTCCGACTGcgtagtatggtaatttcaagcttcCCGAATTCCAGATGCTCCGACGAACTTTATGGATTCTAACATCCACTcaacatatatttttaaatattaactcaaattatcagaaacaaatttgatatgaaagtagtagatattttacttactttttgattaaaaattccgGTACACATACAATTACTGGCAGTTAAagcaaatttgacgagaaatagcagataattgcttcaccgatttcaagtaaatgataccaaaacggAACTTGTTTTTACCGTCAAAgaatcatttacagactaaatcagtttcacaaaaagtttgatttcatAATAAGTagatagatagttcaaaatatacctaaaaaaataaactacacgCAGTACCAATTGCCACAGTTCACGGTGGGACAgaaactgtcaaattttgattaaagcttatattcaacaaatatcccaggaaaattttactctgcatcagagtattttgattctctaaaattttaacacaaatagatatacgaacgaagtattcaataatcactggtctatcattttcaagggACTTCCGTATCTTCCCGCTTTCGCAATGACTTTATACAGAACCGACACTCACTAAATAACAGAACAATTTTGCGAAACGcccttcaagttttcagaattCACACATTTTGTTAGCCAGATTCATCGCAGCAACTCTTATAACCTCCAAAAAGTGGTCGATACAGGTAACtaggaaatctcggaaaatatgCGTGGAAAGTTAAAACAGA
This window of the Bemisia tabaci chromosome 3, PGI_BMITA_v3 genome carries:
- the LOC109036221 gene encoding OV-16 antigen, which translates into the protein MRSRAAFKVYLIIVNVCSFTKITTTSISTSTVAEMRRGRPPKSTIHTQYNTNTTTADRHPSNVSTVANRTTEGTAIFDYDGGTTWSESKFPRQPPRTIGPVFGPDWTPKEIEKKLRESKIIPDVLLKSPKNLVQVTYDKQRTVHMGTLYSCLQLEHPPVEVEWPCEKDSFYTLILTDPDSPTPDDPYQREFHHWIVGNIPGCHVRGGVTLSEYITPLPITYAGTHRYVFLVYKQDKGRMKFNWEHRDDRPIDALRGEFNSEQFAKNHSLSGPVAINFFTANWEMTVTPLPGDEAWLTTKDFFDDFEADVD